The Candidatus Poribacteria bacterium DNA window GATCCCGAGTCAGATTTCCCATCAGGATGACCTTGTTGTAACTTGCCATGATTTCTCCTTTGTATCGTAGGTTCAAACTTTGCGAGGTAGCCTACAAGCCAAAAGTTCGTTTAAAATTTGGATGACGCTTGTTTCAGGCAGACGCTGTTGTATCTTCAGCCTCGGCGTCATCATCTGTTGTATCTTCAGCCTCTGCATTATCATCCGATGTCATTTCTTTATCCGGTGTCGATTTCTCATCTGACGTTGATTCCTTGATCTCGGTTGCCTCAGCGGTGAGTTCGGCTTTCAACTTCTCAATATCATCCTCGTATTGAACGACCATATACCGCAAAATCGCTTCAATAACATGCAAGGAT harbors:
- the rpsF gene encoding 30S ribosomal protein S6, encoding MNPYELLLIITPDHDENEAEALTNQVKGIIEGGGTLLKVDPWGKKRLAYPIRKRSEGYYVLYIFECAPSFVAELNQSLHVIEAILRYMVVQYEDDIEKLKAELTAEATEIKESTSDEKSTPDKEMTSDDNAEAEDTTDDDAEAEDTTASA